A portion of the Saccharospirillaceae bacterium genome contains these proteins:
- a CDS encoding alpha/beta hydrolase has product MSTYLDPLSSKAVFIDNAGINLEVHDFGETSDKLVILLHGFPECWGAWRHQIAPLVTAGYRVLVPNLRGYGKGDKPAKIIDYRIDKLATDIDALLMFAQHDKCHLVGHDWGGAIAWWYGIHCSDKLHSLSILNAPHPLAFLEVLKKSPHQWLKSWYIFFFQLPWLPEALMSRLNFKRLRDTLTKTSNKGAYDQRDIALLTHTWSQPGCIRAMLNYYRCLLRDIKQPLHPAKVECPSQLLWGEQDLALTLPMAELSINYLANGKLKRFPDASHWLNHDKPQAVTAELLQFFEQSQLC; this is encoded by the coding sequence ATGTCCACTTATCTTGACCCGTTATCGAGTAAAGCCGTGTTTATTGATAACGCTGGCATTAATCTCGAAGTACATGACTTCGGAGAAACATCAGACAAACTGGTGATTCTATTGCATGGTTTCCCAGAGTGCTGGGGCGCCTGGCGCCACCAGATTGCCCCCTTGGTCACTGCCGGCTATCGGGTGTTGGTCCCCAACCTTCGTGGTTACGGCAAAGGGGATAAACCAGCAAAAATAATCGACTACCGCATCGATAAACTGGCAACGGATATCGATGCACTGTTGATGTTTGCGCAACACGATAAATGCCATCTGGTTGGCCATGACTGGGGTGGCGCTATTGCCTGGTGGTATGGCATTCATTGCTCGGACAAATTGCACAGCCTGAGCATTCTGAATGCCCCACACCCGCTGGCCTTCCTGGAGGTACTGAAAAAGAGTCCACACCAGTGGCTGAAGAGCTGGTATATTTTTTTCTTCCAGCTGCCGTGGCTGCCGGAAGCGTTAATGTCGCGGTTAAATTTTAAGCGCTTGCGCGACACTTTAACCAAAACCTCTAACAAGGGCGCCTATGATCAGCGTGATATTGCCCTGCTAACACACACCTGGAGCCAGCCCGGCTGCATCAGGGCTATGCTGAATTATTATCGCTGCCTGTTGCGCGATATCAAACAGCCCTTGCATCCCGCCAAAGTCGAATGTCCGAGCCAGTTACTGTGGGGTGAACAAGACCTCGCTTTAACACTGCCGATGGCAGAATTAAGCATCAATTATCTTGCCAACGGTAAACTGAAACGCTTCCCCGATGCCAGCCACTGGCTGAACCATGATAAGCCGCAAGCAGTTACCGCAGAATTGTTACAGTTTTTCGAACAGTCGCAATTATGTTGA
- a CDS encoding NAD(P)/FAD-dependent oxidoreductase — translation MQRIVIIGGGAGGLELATQLGRSLGRKGKAQIELIDANPTHLWKPLLHEVATGALDSGIDELNYRAHGKKHGFNFQLGRMSGLNRETKHIILAPMLDDLGEEVLAERKVSYDTLVLAIGSVTNDFGTEGAKEHCIFLDSRRQADKFHQTLLNEFLRANAKAGADEQLRDLEIAIVGAGATGVELSAELYNTAEELVSYGMKNLKTENLKVTLIEAGERILPALPERISAAATKELEKLGVTVRTNTLITAATAEGFETKDQGPIKARLKVWAAGVKAPEFMKTLSLETNRANQIMVNRHLQTEDDAIFALGDCACMLQDDGTPVPPRAQAAHQQASHLFTALKARHKNKPIPEFIYKDKGSLVSLSRYSTVGSLMGNLTKGSMMIEGRLARLVYVSLYRLHQIALHGYWHTVLLTLVGHINKVIRPRLKLH, via the coding sequence ATGCAACGCATCGTCATTATTGGCGGCGGCGCAGGCGGATTGGAACTGGCAACCCAGCTCGGACGCTCCCTGGGGCGTAAGGGGAAAGCTCAGATTGAGCTGATTGATGCCAATCCAACCCATCTGTGGAAACCGCTGCTGCACGAAGTCGCCACCGGCGCTTTGGATTCAGGGATCGACGAACTGAACTATCGCGCCCACGGCAAAAAGCATGGCTTTAATTTTCAACTGGGTCGTATGTCCGGCCTGAATCGGGAAACCAAACACATCATCCTGGCCCCGATGCTAGACGACCTCGGTGAAGAAGTTCTGGCTGAACGCAAAGTCAGTTACGACACCCTCGTTCTGGCCATTGGTAGCGTGACGAATGACTTCGGTACCGAAGGAGCCAAAGAACACTGCATCTTCCTTGATAGCCGCAGACAAGCCGACAAGTTCCATCAGACTCTGCTCAATGAGTTCTTACGGGCCAATGCAAAAGCAGGCGCTGATGAGCAATTACGCGATCTGGAAATTGCAATCGTTGGCGCTGGTGCAACCGGCGTTGAGCTTTCAGCTGAACTTTATAATACCGCTGAAGAGCTGGTGAGTTACGGTATGAAAAATCTCAAAACGGAGAACCTTAAAGTCACCCTGATCGAAGCGGGTGAGCGTATTCTTCCAGCACTGCCAGAACGTATTTCTGCAGCTGCGACCAAAGAACTGGAAAAGCTTGGTGTGACAGTTCGCACTAACACACTGATTACGGCAGCCACTGCTGAGGGGTTTGAAACCAAAGATCAAGGGCCCATAAAAGCCCGATTAAAAGTCTGGGCCGCGGGAGTTAAAGCCCCGGAGTTTATGAAAACCCTGAGTTTAGAAACCAACCGCGCAAACCAAATTATGGTTAACCGTCATCTGCAAACCGAAGACGACGCCATTTTTGCTCTCGGAGACTGCGCTTGTATGCTGCAGGATGATGGCACACCGGTGCCTCCGCGCGCTCAAGCGGCGCACCAACAAGCCAGTCATTTATTTACAGCGTTAAAGGCCCGCCATAAAAACAAACCCATCCCAGAGTTTATTTATAAAGACAAAGGGTCGCTGGTTTCGCTCAGTCGATACAGTACTGTTGGTAGTTTAATGGGGAACTTAACCAAAGGATCGATGATGATTGAGGGCCGCTTGGCACGCCTGGTGTATGTATCTCTGTATCGCCTGCACCAGATTGCTTTGCACGGCTACTGGCATACAGTGCTGTTAACGTTGGTTGGGCACATCAATAAGGTCATCAGACCTCGTCTAAAACTGCATTAA